A segment of the Parasphingopyxis algicola genome:
ATCTGGCGCCGGTCGCGCTGCCCCCGCTCGCGCGCGATCCAGTCCCGCTCTTCGAGTTCGCCGAGCACGCGGCCCAGCGATTGCTTGGTCACGCCGAGCAGCGTCATCAGATCGCCGATCGCCAGACCGGGCTTGCGGGCGATGAAATAGAGCGCCCGGTGGTGCGCGCGGCCGAGGCCGTGCGCCGCCAGGATATCGTCGCCACTCCGCATCAGCTCGGCATGGCCGAAGAAGAGCAGCTCGATCCCGCGCCGTATCTCGGCTTCCCGCAAGAACAGGGGCGATGCGGCAGACGGGTTGCGTGGATCGGAAGCCATATTGACCCTCTTTGGCAGCGCGCCTAACCGGGAGCAATATCCCTGTGAACCCGATCCAAGAGGCGATTTGATGGCCGAGGCCCAACCTTATGACGACCGCGACGGCAAGATCTGGCTCGACGGCCAGCTCGTCGACTGGCGCGGCGCGAACGTCCATATCCTGACCCATGCGATGCACTATGCCTCCTCGGTGTTCGAGGGGCAGCGCGCCTATGGCGGGGAGATTTTCGAACTGACCCGGCACAGCGAGCGGCTCCATACCTCGGCGAAGATCCTCGGCATGCCCATGCCCTACAGCGTCGAGGAGATCGATCAGGCGTGCCGCGACGTGCTGGCGGCGAACAATCTGGTCGACGCCTATGTCCGTCCGGTCGCCTGGCGCGGACCGGAGCAGATGGGAGTCGCGGCCCAGGCGACGAAGACGCATGTCGCGGTCGCGGCCTGGGAATGGGGCGATTATTTCCGGAACAAAGAGCGCGGCATCCGTCTCGATATCGCGCCCTGGCGGCGTCCGGCGCCCTATACCGCGCCGGTCCACGCCAAGGCGGCCGGGCTCTACATGATCTGCACGATGTCCAAACATCATGCGTCCGATCGCGGCTATGACGACGCGCTGATGATGGACTGGCGCGGGCAGGTGGCCGAAGCGACCGGGGCCAACGCCTTCTTCATCCAGGATGGCATCATCCATACGCCGACGCCCGACTGTTTCCTCGACGGGATCACGCGGCAGACGGTGATGGGTCTCGCCAAGAAACGCGGAATCAAGGTCATCGAACGCACGATCTGGCCCGAGGAGCTGGAAGGGTTCGAACAATTCTTCCTGACCGGCAGCGCCGCCGAGGTAACGCCGGTGCGCGAAGCGGGCCCGTGGAATTTCGAAGTCGGCGATATGACGCTCGATCTCATGAACGATTATTCGAAACTGGTGCGGGGGCAGCTGAGCAATAGCTAAGCGATATTCCAGGCGAGCAGGACAGGCCGGTTGAACGCGATATTCGACCCGGGACGGAATTGCTGGCGGGTTGAAAATGCCAGCCGCGCGGCGGTTCTCGTCGATGGCGAGAATTATTTCCGTGCCGTCCGGCGGTCGATGGCCGAAGCGAAGGACCGGATCATTCTCGTCGGCTGGGACTTCGATGCCCGGATCGAGATGCACGACACACGGGGCGAGCCTGAAGGCCCGCTCGAAATCGGCAAGTTCATCGACTGGCTGGTCAGCCGGAATCCGGACCTGCACGTCTATATCCTCCGCTGGGACACCGGCGCGATCAAAGCGCTGTTCCGCGGCCGGACGCTCTTCACGATAATGCGCTGGTTCTTCCATCCG
Coding sequences within it:
- a CDS encoding MarR family winged helix-turn-helix transcriptional regulator, whose translation is MASDPRNPSAASPLFLREAEIRRGIELLFFGHAELMRSGDDILAAHGLGRAHHRALYFIARKPGLAIGDLMTLLGVTKQSLGRVLGELEERDWIARERGQRDRRQILVRLTKSGEKLEAELFAAYRAKLIASYGEAGPAAVTGFWTVLEKLLTDDMRDRAADLARRER
- a CDS encoding branched-chain amino acid aminotransferase — encoded protein: MAEAQPYDDRDGKIWLDGQLVDWRGANVHILTHAMHYASSVFEGQRAYGGEIFELTRHSERLHTSAKILGMPMPYSVEEIDQACRDVLAANNLVDAYVRPVAWRGPEQMGVAAQATKTHVAVAAWEWGDYFRNKERGIRLDIAPWRRPAPYTAPVHAKAAGLYMICTMSKHHASDRGYDDALMMDWRGQVAEATGANAFFIQDGIIHTPTPDCFLDGITRQTVMGLAKKRGIKVIERTIWPEELEGFEQFFLTGSAAEVTPVREAGPWNFEVGDMTLDLMNDYSKLVRGQLSNS